A window of the bacterium genome harbors these coding sequences:
- a CDS encoding PilZ domain-containing protein → MSDAQQNRRKGQRVDAKLNLEVSIPRGDGSHVPARMETLNISSSGVYFRSDHYIEPMTKLNMVLDLPVDPQRPEATGIAHCEGIVVRVLPESVGSDAAPYEVAVFFTQIDEPGLHHLQQHINMLLAVG, encoded by the coding sequence ATGTCAGACGCGCAGCAGAACCGTCGCAAGGGCCAGCGGGTTGACGCGAAGCTCAACCTCGAGGTCAGCATCCCGCGCGGCGACGGCAGCCACGTGCCGGCGCGCATGGAGACGCTGAACATCAGCTCTTCGGGAGTCTACTTCCGCTCCGACCACTACATCGAGCCCATGACCAAGCTCAACATGGTCCTGGACCTGCCCGTGGATCCGCAGCGCCCCGAGGCGACCGGCATCGCCCACTGCGAGGGCATCGTCGTGCGCGTGCTGCCGGAATCCGTGGGCTCGGACGCCGCTCCCTACGAGGTCGCGGTCTTCTTCACTCAGATCGACGAACCCGGCCTGCACCACCTCCAGCAGCACATCAACATGCTGCTGGCCGTCGGCTGA
- a CDS encoding flagellar basal body L-ring protein FlgH, producing the protein MMVSTRFRILFMALALGAMAAATSRASGPLIDLESGRSLVSNAKACRVGDIVTILIVEESSANATAKTDANNKSEVSGGPGLGFLDVLTDWGLNTENKFTGDGRTQRTGNLQAEITVRIVEVLHNGDYQLAGTRMVDINGERQLIEISGSCRARDIQPDNTIYSTYIADARIAYNGTGPVNASSEPGVITKLVNWLF; encoded by the coding sequence ATGATGGTGAGCACAAGGTTCCGCATCCTTTTCATGGCGCTGGCCCTCGGGGCGATGGCGGCGGCGACGTCGCGCGCCTCCGGACCGCTGATCGACCTCGAGTCGGGGCGCTCCCTGGTCAGCAACGCCAAGGCGTGCCGCGTGGGCGACATCGTCACGATCCTGATCGTCGAGGAGTCGTCGGCCAACGCCACGGCCAAGACCGACGCCAACAACAAGTCGGAGGTCAGCGGCGGCCCGGGCCTGGGCTTCCTGGACGTGCTGACCGACTGGGGCCTGAACACCGAGAACAAGTTCACCGGCGATGGGCGGACCCAGCGCACCGGCAACCTGCAGGCCGAGATCACCGTGCGCATCGTGGAGGTCCTGCACAACGGCGACTACCAGCTCGCGGGCACGCGGATGGTCGACATCAACGGCGAGCGCCAGCTCATCGAGATCAGCGGCAGCTGCCGCGCGCGCGACATCCAGCCCGACAACACGATCTACTCGACGTACATCGCCGACGCCCGGATCGCCTACAACGGGACCGGGCCGGTCAACGCGAGCAGCGAGCCGGGCGTGATCACCAAACTCGTCAACTGGCTCTTCTAG
- the flgA gene encoding flagellar basal body P-ring formation chaperone FlgA, whose translation MKRSARAPILLLLVALAAPPTARAWVLELREVWSTDGAVVRLGDVATGELPADAAALVLAADVAPGGTLTVDRGAVLRRLVTERLATGVVCRGPEHCIVTFAATRLEPARIESALRGALASWLPPAAPGGPPTTLEIAGDLPSPALDGEWSLALIEPRPLLAGRNLVRVRLDAGRGAARFTATVICHLHGEIARARVDLQPGQIPDGDRVAWEWCDLAGLRGGELVGRAAAAGMTCVAPVAAGAILRQAAVRRTPLITAGQRVELVLDRGGVSVTTMAVAREDGAGGEQISVRNELDGRLVRARVEGPGRVAWNR comes from the coding sequence GTGAAGCGAAGCGCCCGCGCGCCCATCCTGCTGCTGCTCGTCGCCCTGGCGGCGCCGCCGACGGCGCGCGCCTGGGTGCTCGAGCTGCGGGAGGTTTGGAGCACCGACGGCGCGGTCGTGCGGCTCGGCGACGTCGCGACGGGCGAGCTGCCGGCCGACGCGGCCGCCCTGGTGCTGGCCGCGGACGTCGCGCCGGGCGGGACGCTGACGGTGGACCGCGGCGCCGTGCTGCGCCGGCTGGTGACCGAACGCCTGGCGACCGGCGTCGTCTGCCGCGGGCCCGAGCATTGCATCGTGACCTTCGCGGCGACGCGCCTGGAACCCGCGCGGATCGAGTCCGCGCTGCGCGGGGCGCTGGCTTCCTGGCTGCCCCCGGCGGCGCCCGGCGGCCCGCCGACGACGCTGGAGATCGCGGGCGACCTGCCGTCGCCGGCGCTGGACGGGGAGTGGAGCCTGGCCCTGATCGAGCCGCGGCCGCTGCTGGCCGGGCGCAACCTCGTGCGCGTGCGGCTCGACGCCGGCCGCGGCGCGGCGCGCTTCACCGCGACGGTGATCTGCCACCTCCACGGCGAGATCGCGCGCGCGCGGGTCGACCTGCAGCCGGGCCAGATCCCGGACGGCGACCGGGTGGCCTGGGAATGGTGCGACCTGGCGGGGCTGCGCGGCGGCGAGCTCGTCGGCCGGGCGGCGGCGGCCGGGATGACCTGCGTCGCGCCGGTGGCGGCGGGCGCGATCCTGCGGCAGGCCGCGGTGCGGCGCACGCCGCTGATCACCGCCGGGCAGCGGGTGGAACTGGTGTTGGACAGGGGCGGCGTCTCGGTGACGACCATGGCGGTCGCCCGCGAGGACGGCGCCGGCGGGGAGCAGATCTCCGTCCGCAACGAACTGGACGGCCGGCTGGTCCGGGCCCGCGTCGAGGGGCCGGGCCGGGTGGCCTGGAACAGGTGA
- the flgG gene encoding flagellar basal-body rod protein FlgG — protein MLRAMTSAASGMKAQQTNIDTISNNLANVNTAGYKKSHAEFQDLLYEQIVPTGRGSGDASPTRVEVGHGVKLVGTNRVYSQGLITQTENPLDMMIEGDGFFKVSLPDGTVGYTRDGSFKLDADRNLVTAAGYRIEPPIQIPLDATDISIARDGTVSVLLAGDSSTVQDVAQIELAKFANPAGLTNRGGNVLLPSPNSGQPLVSQAGQDGLGEIASGFLEMSNVETVEELVKMITAQRAYELNSKTITVADDMMQTVNQLKR, from the coding sequence ATGCTGCGAGCGATGACGAGCGCCGCGTCGGGCATGAAGGCCCAGCAGACGAATATCGACACGATCTCCAACAACCTGGCCAACGTGAACACGGCCGGCTACAAGAAGAGCCACGCCGAGTTCCAGGACCTGCTCTACGAGCAGATCGTGCCCACCGGCCGCGGCAGCGGCGACGCCAGCCCCACGCGCGTGGAGGTCGGCCACGGCGTCAAGCTGGTCGGCACCAACCGCGTCTACTCGCAGGGGCTGATCACCCAGACCGAGAACCCGCTCGACATGATGATCGAGGGCGACGGCTTCTTCAAGGTGAGCCTGCCCGACGGCACGGTCGGCTACACCCGCGACGGTTCCTTCAAGCTCGACGCGGACCGCAACCTGGTCACGGCGGCCGGCTACCGGATCGAGCCGCCCATCCAGATCCCCCTGGACGCCACCGACATCAGCATCGCGCGCGACGGCACGGTCTCGGTGCTGCTGGCCGGGGACTCGTCCACGGTCCAGGACGTGGCCCAGATCGAGCTGGCGAAGTTCGCCAACCCGGCGGGCCTGACCAACCGCGGCGGCAACGTCCTGCTGCCGTCGCCCAACAGCGGCCAGCCGCTGGTGAGCCAGGCCGGCCAAGACGGCCTGGGCGAGATCGCCTCGGGGTTCCTGGAGATGAGCAACGTCGAGACGGTCGAGGAACTGGTCAAGATGATCACGGCGCAGCGCGCCTACGAGCTCAACAGCAAGACGATCACCGTGGCCGACGACATGATGCAGACGGTCAACCAGCTCAAGAGGTAG
- a CDS encoding flagellar hook-basal body protein: protein MLKGLRSAETAMNIQLTRTNVLANNLANVNATGFKQVLTQIVEQMRQESDGGAATTDAAMPDAAAAAEGAAPAAAAGRGRSIRDLVLDVRAPVDMSQGTLRETGRPTDLAFQDEGLFRVVRDGQEYFTRNGAFALDAQRRLSTPDGALVQGEGGPLEIPEGELSVGADGGVRVGGVEVGRLSVVAFDDPGRLHHVGGSLLAAPAGVTAKPLAADKVRLVQGMLEESNANPIDTMVAMIAAQRAFEMDAKVLQESDRTLDKAVNQLSRTA from the coding sequence GTGCTGAAAGGACTGCGGTCGGCCGAGACCGCCATGAACATCCAGTTGACGCGCACGAACGTGCTGGCGAACAACCTGGCCAACGTGAACGCCACCGGCTTCAAGCAGGTGCTGACGCAGATCGTGGAGCAGATGCGCCAGGAGTCGGACGGCGGGGCCGCGACGACGGACGCCGCGATGCCGGACGCCGCCGCAGCAGCCGAAGGCGCCGCGCCGGCCGCGGCTGCGGGGCGCGGTCGCTCGATCCGGGACCTGGTCCTGGACGTGCGCGCGCCGGTGGACATGTCCCAGGGCACCCTGCGCGAAACGGGGCGCCCCACCGACCTCGCCTTCCAGGACGAGGGCCTGTTCCGCGTCGTCCGCGACGGGCAGGAGTACTTCACGCGCAACGGCGCGTTCGCGCTCGACGCGCAGCGGCGACTCTCCACGCCGGACGGCGCGCTCGTGCAGGGCGAGGGCGGCCCGCTGGAGATCCCCGAAGGCGAGCTCTCCGTGGGCGCCGACGGCGGCGTGCGCGTGGGCGGGGTGGAGGTCGGCCGCCTGTCGGTGGTCGCCTTCGACGATCCCGGACGCCTGCACCACGTGGGCGGTTCGCTGCTCGCGGCGCCCGCGGGTGTGACGGCGAAACCGCTGGCCGCCGACAAGGTGCGCCTGGTGCAGGGCATGCTCGAAGAGAGCAACGCCAACCCCATCGACACCATGGTGGCGATGATCGCCGCCCAGCGCGCCTTCGAGATGGACGCCAAGGTCCTGCAGGAGTCCGACCGCACACTGGACAAGGCCGTGAACCAGTTGAGCCGCACCGCGTAA